The stretch of DNA CGATCCGGGGTGTATTCGCTGCCCGCCGGACGGTGACGTGATCACCGATTTCGCCTCCATGACCATCGTGAATTGTCGCGCCGTGCCATCCGGCATCAGATCCGTATATTGCGACGTTTCTTCGCGAGTCATGAAGGGCGCGGTGCCAAGCTTGAGCCGTCTGAGCCATTTGATGCAGGTATTCCCTTCCCAGCCGGGCACAAGCAAACGTAAGGGATAGCCCTGTTCAGGGCGGAGCGGTTCTCCATTTTGCGCATAACAAAGCAGCGCTTCCTCCAGGAGCGGCGCCAGTGGAAGACTACGAGTCATGGCCGCCGCATCGCCGCCTTCAGCCAAGACCCAGGACGCGTCGGGGTTGACCCCAAGTGCTCCGAGCACGGTCTTCAAGGCCACGCCCGTCCATTCACTGGTACTCGTCAGGCCATGGGTTTGTTGCACCGTCTGTCCGGTCGGTGCCCGCCATTCGATCGCGGAATTGCCCGAACATTCGATAAATGCCAGCCGTGAGACGGAAGGGAATCGCTGTAATTCGTCGAGCGTGAAGACCCATGGCCGTTCTACCAACCCATGAATCATAAGCCGGTGGGCCGTCGGATGAATGACCGGTACCCCGTTGTGATGCCGTTCGAAATGCAAGGCTGATGGGGTGAGCATGCCGTGCGACGCTTGCAGGGGCGTCAAAGACGCCCACCACGAACGCGGGACGCGGACAGCCTGCTCAAACGGTGAGCGTTGCCCATAGGCCGTGGGAGCGGCCCCGGGCACTCGAGTGGCATCATCCGGCACAGCCGGAACGACCACCTCGGCGGATTGCGCAGCCGTCCGCATCATCATCGCGCCGACCATCCCGACGGTACCGGCAAGAAGACTCCGGCGATTGATCGACAGCGTCTCGTGCGTCTCGGCTGGGGCAGGAGGGTTGTTCGGCTTGTTCGGTTGTCCAGACTTCGCCATGGATGTCTCCTTGAACCGGTGGCGAACAATCAATCCGTCGCAATGTTCACTCGACATGGTCCGCCGCCGCGGAGGTCGCCAATCCGCCACGACACACAGATCCTTACGATGACGCCCGACGGTCACTCCGGCATCGGAATCGAGATCAGCACCGCGCCGAGCACATCCCGAAGTTTATAATCCCGCTTCGGGCTACGGGCATCGGCGTTGTGACAACTCACGCAGACAGACGAGACCGCCAAATCCGCATACACGGCCTGGAAGTATCGCGCACCTCCCTCCGTGACCGGGCCCTTATACGGCTGGTCGGGATGTGCCATGACCGCCTCCAGCGCCTTGCGCTCGAAGTCGCTGCGAGGCCCGTTTTGTTTGCTGATCGGATTCAGACTGATCAATCGATATCGTACGGAACTTCCCGTCAACGTGGCCAGGCTCGATGCTTCTTGAAAGAATTGGACCGGAAGCGGAAGGGCACTGATTTCACGCCATTTCTCCGACGCTTCGATCACACCTCTCCGCTGCATCCGCTCTACGACGTGGACGGTATAAAACGTCCGGTCTGCCTCCAGCACCGAATGGAGATAGTCCACCACAGCTTCCAGCGGGACGCTGCCCGCCGATGGCGCCTCGGCCGACACGGTCCCCCACATTCCGAACAAAGCCAGCGCAACCCCCACTCCGGCGAGCCCCTTCTTGATCGACATGATAGCCCTCCTTCGAGACGGCCTCTCCGGCCCGGAGACCTATACAGGATGAAATCTGCCGACTTCCCCTCCGCCCCTCGTTCGAAACAGGGAGAACTCCTTCTTGAGGATCGGATTCGAGGCTCGCGGGTCGCCCCTTCAAGCCACCGGTGGATGCCGATCCTCGACAGAATTCCCCTCATCGAGCCTCACGATTGAAGGGAGCGGATATACGCGATCAAGTCGGCCAGCTGAGCCTCTTCGAACGCACCCGCATACCCGACCATGGCCGTACCGGGCCGCCCCTCCAGGATAATCTTGCGCAGTTGTACATCGGTCTTCGCTTGAGCCGCCTTGGCAGTGAGATTGGCGGGCGGGGGAGTCAGATACGCCGCCATGTCGCTGTCGCCCTTGCCCGTCGGTCCGTGGCAGTTCTGACAACTCTCGAGATATAACTTCTGACCTGCCTGAGGATTCCCCTTTTCGGATGCGGCCAGGCTGATTGGAATCCCCCCCAGCACGATCAGCATCGTGAGGCTCACCTTCACTATTGTTTGCATAATGCTTCTCCCTATTCGGATGTCCAGGAACAGACGCATCGACTCACGCCTTACGTGGCGCGCTTCAAACTCAACATGTAACTGGTCAGGTCATTGAGCTGTTGATCCGTGAGCGGGAACTTCGGCATGAACGATCCCGGCGACACGGACTGCGGATCGCGAAAATGCTTCAGATGCCAGGCTCGGTCCGGTCTCGTGTCCCCGATCGTGGACAGGTCCGGAGCGACGGCACCCCCTTCTCCATGAATGCGATGACAGCCGACACAACCCAACTGAGCATAGATCGCTCGACCTTGTACGACGGCGGGATCGGTCCTCGGCACGGCATAGAGGTTCTTCATCGAGATACCCAGGAGACCGAACACGACCAGCAGAAATAACAGTCCGCTACCCAGAGCAACCGGTCGCCGAATGGGATTGCGCACGGAATTGCGATCGATGAACGGCCAACACAACATGATCAGGATTACGCAGAGAGGCAGGACCCAGGTCGCAAGCGGCTCCAGCGGTCCATGCACGTATTTCAGGAGTTCATAATAGAAGAGGAAATACCATTCTGGTACCGGCACGAAGCTCGTATCGGACGGATTGGCTTTATCCGTCAGAGGCAAGGGAATGCTGAACGCCAGCGCGGCGACGATAAGAAACACCGCAGCAATCACAACTGCATCCATGTAGACCTGGCGCGGCGCGAAGGTCTTACTGCCGAGCGACGCCCGATCGTCTGTCCACGGTCCGGCCGGCCCGACTCGCCGCAGCACGAACAGATGCAGGGCGATCCCGCCGATCAGAATCGCCGGAAGGAATAACACGTGAATCGCGAAGAACCGTGAGAGCGTCAACGCGCCCAGGATTTCACCCCCGCGCAGGACACGCGACACAAAATCGCCGATGAGCGGAACGGTACCCGCCATATTGATGCCGATCTGCGTCGCCCAATAGGCGGTTTGATCCCACGGCAATAAGTAGCCGGTAAACGCAAAGGTCATGACGACGAGGAACAGCACCACCCCGACCATCCACATCACTTCGCGTGGCGTTTTATAGGCGCCGTAGAGAAACGTCTGAAGCATGTGGAGCCCGATCGCCACTACCATCGTCGACGCGCCCCAATGGTGAAGTCCTCGCACAAACCAGCCAAACGTGATCTCGGTTTCAATGAATCTGATGCTGTCGTAGGCGTGGTCGGGCGTCGGCGCGTAATACAGCGCGAGGAACATGCCGGTGGCGGCTTGAGGACGAACAGAAACAACGTCACGGAGCCGAACACGTAAATCCAGCTGGCGCCACCGGGAATCGGCTCATCGAGCAAGGTGCGCTGAACCGGTTTCAGGTTCAAACGACGGTCGAGCCAATCATACAGCCGTGACGACATAGTCCTCGTGGGGGTGGGCTACAACTCCACACTCTGTGGAAGGCCGGATTTGAAGTCTTGATACATCACGAGGAGCCGGCCACCCTCCACCTTTGCGGGCAGCCTATCCAACGGACGCGGGGCGGGACCGCCCAGCACGTGACCGTTCACGTCAAACGAACTGCCGTGGCAAGGGCACAGAAACTTTTTTTCCGTCGTTGTCCCAGCGATACCCGCATCCCAAACGTGTGCAGATCGGCGAAAACACCGTCACATCACCTTGCGGTTGCTTCACCGCCCACACCGCTTTGTGCGACGTGGCTTTCAGCCAGCCGTCGTGAACTGTCGTGACATCGTCCAATTGTGCGGGACGCCCGACAGGCAAGGCATCGACAGGACCGACATCCACCCACGCCCGTCGGCGTCGCGTGAACGCCGGTGAAATCAGTGAACCCAGCAGCGGAATAGCCAATCCCACGCCAACCACCGCGGCGGCGGCCACCGTCACCCAGTGAAAAAATGTCCGCCGCGACCCGACCGGTGTGGAAAACCCCGCCCCTTCACCCTCTTGCAATTCGTCCGGATCACTCACGTTCGCACTCCATCGTCTCGCTTGCGCCCGGAGTGAAAGGAGGGGAGCGGCCCTGCGGCTCCCCTCCCCTCCTCCGAAATCCAAACTGTGCAATCGGGCTCTTAGGACGCCGGGTTCTCGATATCCAGCCCTAACCCGACCCAGGCCCGAAGCAAATCATGGCGCGTCAAGGTATATTGAATAATCCCATCCTTCTCGACGGGAAGATTGAGCAACCGCTTGTCTTCCATGAGCTGCACGGCGTCATCGATCGATGTCTCGGCCGTGACCGTGATTCGATTCGTGACCATGACCGCTTCCACCGTCAGCTGATTTAAGTCCTTGCCCGACTGGAGCGCTTTCAATAAATCGAACTCACTGATAAACCCGACATACTGACCGGCATCGTCGACCACAGGCGCACCTGGCGTGTGGGTCGTCAACAGATCCACAGCAACCCCCAGCGCATTTTGGTTTCGACGAACCCGCATCGTGTTGGTCCCTACGATCTGCCCAACCGCCTTAAAACCACCCACAGGAACACCTGGTCTTGCTATCGTCGTCATCGTTCGCTCCCCCTCCGATACTCCAGTGACGGAATTGTCACCGGCCCCACTTCCATACGCTGCCCTGTCCACTCCGCAGCCCAAACGTCCTCTCGCAATATCGCTCGTACCGGATTAGGATTTCTTTCCCGACCTCTCCATCGAACAGGTATTGATCCCCAACAGCGTCCATACCGGACAGAAGCCCAATGCGCCTGTGACCAGCGCAATCGTTCCCATCGTCAGCGCAATTCCCGTACCGACCGGCGGAAGGCCTGCAAAGGCGCCGATGCCGATCAACAACACTCCGAGCACAATCCGGACCGGTCGTTCAATCCCGCCTACATTGCATGACATAATCTGCCCCCCCTCCCTGAGACGACGCTACCAGCTTCCAGCCATGAGCGTCCTGATTCAAAAAGTGTCGGCTCATCGTTCACTCGATGGGTATGAGTCACCACATGGGGAAAGGATTCATCTTTTTCTCATTTTTTTCTCAATCCGCTCATCGCTCGCCTAGTGGGTATAAGTCATCGCATCGGAAATGGATTCAATTTATTCTCAACTGGTTGCTCTCGATTCTCCGATGCCCCCCTCCTGCCGACACCTGCAGACTGATCGCGGACCGCTACCTGACTATCGCAAACCGATACATGTCGTGACAAGCGGTGCATCGCGCCGTCATACTGGACAGACGATTGAGGATTTGAAGGGAGGTCTCACCCTGCGCGATGCCATCCGCCAGCCGATCCATATCCTTGTGAATCGACATGCCCATTTGCTTAAATGTCAGCGGCAGTTTCAACATCACAGCGGGGTTCACATCGGCCGCCATTGCCATGCCAGCCGAGCGGGCTGTGGATTCAGCGGCCTTGAGGTTTTGATCTGGACTCCCTAACACCGTCACCACGCCATGCACCGTCTTGAGTAATTGTCGCATCTCTGCCAGGATCAGATCCCGCTCCGCCTGCGCCAGGACAATTTCCGTACGCCCATCGGTCCCAGGCCTCGTATGCCCTTGAACAAATAACGCCACCACCACACCCATCGTAACGATCCACAACGCCGCCGTTCCCAAACCGATCACACGCCAGTTCATCAGATCATCCTTTCTATTTGATTACGGGAGCGTGCGGATCGCGCTACTCCCAAGCACCCGTACGTAGGCCGTGACGTCACGAATCTCTTCGTCGGAAAGAACAAACTTCCAGGCCCCCATGGCGGTGTCTTTCCGTCCGTCGTGAATAGCCTTCATGAGGGCGGCATCCAACTTCTCCTGTGTCGCAGGAGCACTGAGATCGGCGACCGGCGGGCTGAATTTCATATGCGCGTCGCCCTTTCCCTCGACCCCGTGGCAGCGGATACATAGATTGGTGTAGAGCACCTTCCCTTTCGCCGCATTCCCCCCGGCGGCAAACGAACCACTGCCGACCGCCGCCACGAGGAACATCGACAGGAGAACCGGACCAGCGAGTCTGGCGTTCATCATTTTCTCCTTGGCAAACAACGGCCGTGCACCTGTTGCAGCCTCCACATCAAGCCATACGAGTGCGATCCTCGTGCCAGTTGGACGACAAGGGGCCACGGAGGAACCTGCAGTGAGAACCACCGATTCACGAAAAAAGCGAACGCATAGCCGAAAGTCGTGGAGAGAATCACCCCACCCCCCCGATCCCGGCTGGTGCAAGATGCCCCAATCTAGCAGGCGTCGGAACAGGCCGCCAGCGACGTGCCTCCCATGAAGCATGCGTCATGAGGCGTCTCTCGCGAACATCCCGCAGCCGGTTCTGCAACGCGTGACGAACGAGAAAGACGGCTCTTTGCGCATCCTGCGGGCGACGCTGACGCCGACACGGCACCTGAGTTGATCGCGACCTTTTGTGCACACACCGAGCATTTCCGCAGCCTGCCGGAGCGCGAGGTGATGGTGGATTCGAGGATCACGCGATGTGCGGACGTAACGTCCTACTCGCGATCTGAATGTCCGCTGGGAGCGACACAGAATCTGTCAAGAGGTAAAAAGCCGCGCTGGTCGGCCATTAGAACCGAAACGGTCCGAGGAGGGTGTTATGCTTCCGCCTTCTACTCACGCACTACGCGACGGGTTGTAACCTGGTGAGGGGTGAATCATAAGCGTCGCTTGAACCGACGACCATATCCGGGACTCACGACATACAACTTCCCACTGGCGGTCCGCCAAGAAAGGGGTGCGTCGATGGCCATCTCAGAGGTTCTCAAAGCGTATCTCGATCACGAACATGTTCACTATGATGTGTTGCCTCACCCGGAAGCGTTTCGCGCCGCGCTCGTCGCACAGACACTTCGTACCCCGATGAAGGAAATCGCCAAAGTGGTGGTGGTCAAGGCGGATACCCGTTTCGTGATGACAGTCCTGCCGGCCAGTTGGAACGTGAATCTCCCCCGACTCCGCGATCTCTTGATGTCCCAGCATGTACGGCTCGCGACCGAGGATGAGATCAAAAACCTATTCCCCGATTGCGAGTTGGGTGCGATGCCTCCCTTCGGAAATCTGTATGGGCTTCATGTCTATGTGGATCAATCACTGACGGAGGACGAGGAAATCACCTTTCAGGCCGGCACCCATTCCGACGCCATTCGCATGCGCTATTGGGACTTCGCGGCCCTCGTGTTCCCGGTGGTGACGGAATTTCACCAGATGTCCTCAGAGGTCGCGTGATCATGTAGTGCCTGGCATCGACCGTAATGCGCGGTTTGTTTTCCCGCCTTCCTCCTCGGGCGCTGTCACACGGCGCAGGGTACCGAAGTCGGAATGAGCGAGCTGTGGCCCGGACCCGTTCCAGACAATCCGCTCATCGCGCGTCGCTCCTAATTGATGGTCGCTTCCAAACTCACACGCGTTTTCATCGAGTTGGAGATCAGGCAGTTGGCTTCCGCCTTTTCAATGAGCTCCTTCGCTTTTGCGGCATCGCTCCCTGACTGCAGCGCGATGTGTGGGCGTAACGTAATCACCGTGACCTGAAACTTTCCGTCCACGAGTTCCAGACGCCCCTCCGCCTCGCACTGATAGGACGTGAACGCCAACCCGGCCCGTTCGGCGACGGCCAGAAATGTGGTCATCAGGCAAATATTGGCCGCCGCCACATACAAGTCTTCCGGCGACCAGATGCCGTCATGCCCCTTGAACTCCGGAGGGGTCGCGACCTGGATATCCGGCTTTCCCTCACACGTGATCGTGCCCTTTTTCTGTCCTGTCCACTTCACCGCCGTTCGATACGTATAGACCTTGCTGCGAACTTCCATCGCTCCCTCCGGATTAGCTTGTGGATTGTGAGTCAGTGACCGACGATGAGACGTGCCCTTCAGCGAAACCAGCGGAACACGAGAGGACTCCCGGGACCAGACCTCACGCGAAGACGCTGAAGCCGGTCTCACCCTTGAAGCAACCATTCACCTCGGCCATGTGACGGCGACGCCTTGCGCGCCTCACGTTACCATAAACCGATCGGACGAACCGGACAAGGCCATCCAGAACATCAAGGGCTTCGCTCGCCACACCTAAACCGGACGTCACCCAACGTGATCGCAACAGCGAATGAGTGATCCGGATATCTTCGGCACCACCTACCCTAGAGATGGTAATCGCCTGCGGCTTCGGGTTGGTACAGGATCTCACTGATACGCACAGTTCGCACCCCGGCCGGCACGGGCCAATCCACTGTCTCGCCCGCCCGCACCCCCAACAGGGCCGTCCCGATCGGCGCAAGGATGGAGAGCTTCTTCTCCGGGATGCTGGCATCGGAAGGAAACACCAACGTATAGACAGTCTCCGTACCTGTATCGACGTCTTGTATCCGGACTTGTGAGTTCATCGTCACCACATCCTTGGGAATGGCGGATGGATCGACGACATGGGCACGATCGAGCTCATGTTCTAACGTATCCAAGTGATCCCGGTCTCGCGCCCCAACACGGAGGCGAGCCTTCAGGACATCTCTGAGACGAGTCACATCGAATTCCGTAATATAGATATCGCGCTGTTTCATAGTTCTACTCCCTTACTGTCGGTCTCTCTCATCGCTGACGGCAACACCCGACGGTGTCCCTCTGCGAATGTGTGCGTTTTCACCGTCACAATCGGACAGGTCGCCCGGCGCAACACCGCCTGCGCCACGCTTCCAAACTGCGCTTCGGACACCTCGCGGCGACCATGCGTCCCCATGACGATGAGATCCGAGTGACGCCGCAACGCGCAGGCCAGAATCGCATCGGACGGCAGGCCGCCTGAAATTTCAAGGTCCGTCGGCAGCCCAAACGATGTGATGACGTCTCTGAGGTCCATCAGTTGCCTGTTCCAATAGTCACGCTTGCGCGTTTCCTCTTCAATCAAGCCAAGTCCGCAATCCAAGTCGTAGCCCACCGGCTCCAACACATGCATCAACGTCAACGCGGCACCAAGCCCCTTGGCCAGATGAATGGCATATTCGACAGCATCCAACGAAGGGCTCGAAAAATCCAGTGGGGCGAGGATATGCCGGATCAATCGTCCGCTTGCCGATGATGTCCCACCTGTTCCTTCACGCTGCCCCGGTACAGCAAACACCGGACATGGCCCTTCCTTCACAAGCCATTCCGTCGTACTGCCGATGAGCCCGTGCAGCAAGTTGGTTTGTCCCTGAAGCCCAAGAACGAGCAGCTCCACCCCCGTATCCTTGGCGGCGAGACAAATATGCTCGGTCGGATTCCCTAGCACCAATCGAGCCTTCGCAGCCACACCATCTCGCGCCAAGTCATCACGTACCTGGTCCAGCTGCCGCGCAGCCTGTGCTCTCGCCTGCGCAGTCGCAGCGAACATCTCCGCCTCTGCACTCGACCAGTGAGGCCCCTCGATCACATGGATGACATCCAGCGTGGCATTCCACATCGTCGCGAGATACCTCGCATACTCCTGCGCCCATCCCGCGTCATCCGAAAAGTCGGTCGCAAAGAGAATCCGTGTCACCAGCGGAGTAGTCATGGTAGCTCCTGTGCAACGGTTGGGCGACTCCCTCCTACACGGATGACTGAACCATCACGTCGCGCAGCAGGCAATGGCCTCAGTGGATGTTGGTGATAGGAAATACCGGCGGTGAACAGCTGATACCGTCTGAATGCAGCAAGACCGGTGCCATCCGCTCTCAGACTCGTGCATACGGTAAACCGGTGAATAGTCTCCTTACCCGGGAAGCGGACAAAACCCCTGCACCGCCCTCTCTGTTGCCATTTGCCTCAGCATGTCATCTTGCGGTGAGGCAATATCCCCTCCGTAACGATGCGTTCATGTTCCCTTACCGGATGGTGCGCAATTCTCAAGCCCAATCCTTTTCCGCACGCCCTCGGCCAATGCTCGAAATACGTGTAGAACGATGCTCCGCTGCCTCAGCACTCAGAGGCCGGGCGACCGACGTGGAACGTGAGGCCCCGCATTTCCATTACCGCCGTATCGCCTGGCACATGCGCCAGGAGATCCCGGGAAAAATTCAGGGTCGGCATGCGTTCATAAATCGCGCGCAGCACTTCCGGCTCCTTGGGTGTATTAATCGCGTCACCAAGCCGTTCGAAGTGGGCCATCATGTCCGGCAGTACCCGCCGGCCAAGACTCCAGATGGTCTCCACATTCCCCGCCATCAGGGACGTGTTCCACAAGGCGCCGGAGAGATAGGCCAACTGCGCCAACGCCGGCTCCGGTTTCTCCACAAACCTTGCGACAGCCCGGATCGGACGAGTGATGAAATGGGCCAGATCGCCGCCTGGCTTAATCCACCCAGAATCCGTCTCCGGCCCGGTAGGGCGTGCCGCGAGCAACAGCAGACGTGTAGGCACCTTCTCCGCAGCCCGGATGGCAAAGATGACTTCTCCGAGAAACCGTTCCTCGGGAAAGACAAAATGATCGGAGGAAGAGATCGCGACCCTCCCATGAGGATCACGCGCCCGGATGTAGGTCAACGGCAGAAAAATTCCTGGCGCCGTGTCTACGTCGCGTGGCTGCACCAACGCCCATCCCGGGGTCCCGCGCGCCGATCTCCGCCCAGCCCCACGGTGTCCTCGGCTGACGACCACCAGCGT from Nitrospira sp. encodes:
- the soxC gene encoding sulfite dehydrogenase; this translates as MAKSGQPNKPNNPPAPAETHETLSINRRSLLAGTVGMVGAMMMRTAAQSAEVVVPAVPDDATRVPGAAPTAYGQRSPFEQAVRVPRSWWASLTPLQASHGMLTPSALHFERHHNGVPVIHPTAHRLMIHGLVERPWVFTLDELQRFPSVSRLAFIECSGNSAIEWRAPTGQTVQQTHGLTSTSEWTGVALKTVLGALGVNPDASWVLAEGGDAAAMTRSLPLAPLLEEALLCYAQNGEPLRPEQGYPLRLLVPGWEGNTCIKWLRRLKLGTAPFMTREETSQYTDLMPDGTARQFTMVMEAKSVITSPSGGQRIHPGSIEISGLAWSGRGRVAQVEVSTDGGRSWQEAVLQDPILPKCHTRFRLPWRWNGHEAIVQSRCRDETGYRQPSRMELIAVRGVNSVYHYNAIQSWQIAADGQVTNVHA
- a CDS encoding DUF3365 domain-containing protein, whose translation is MSIKKGLAGVGVALALFGMWGTVSAEAPSAGSVPLEAVVDYLHSVLEADRTFYTVHVVERMQRRGVIEASEKWREISALPLPVQFFQEASSLATLTGSSVRYRLISLNPISKQNGPRSDFERKALEAVMAHPDQPYKGPVTEGGARYFQAVYADLAVSSVCVSCHNADARSPKRDYKLRDVLGAVLISIPMPE
- a CDS encoding cytochrome c, producing MQTIVKVSLTMLIVLGGIPISLAASEKGNPQAGQKLYLESCQNCHGPTGKGDSDMAAYLTPPPANLTAKAAQAKTDVQLRKIILEGRPGTAMVGYAGAFEEAQLADLIAYIRSLQS
- a CDS encoding cytochrome b N-terminal domain-containing protein — its product is MFLALYYAPTPDHAYDSIRFIETEITFGWFVRGLHHWGASTMVVAIGLHMLQTFLYGAYKTPREVMWMVGVVLFLVVMTFAFTGYLLPWDQTAYWATQIGINMAGTVPLIGDFVSRVLRGGEILGALTLSRFFAIHVLFLPAILIGGIALHLFVLRRVGPAGPWTDDRASLGSKTFAPRQVYMDAVVIAAVFLIVAALAFSIPLPLTDKANPSDTSFVPVPEWYFLFYYELLKYVHGPLEPLATWVLPLCVILIMLCWPFIDRNSVRNPIRRPVALGSGLLFLLVVFGLLGISMKNLYAVPRTDPAVVQGRAIYAQLGCVGCHRIHGEGGAVAPDLSTIGDTRPDRAWHLKHFRDPQSVSPGSFMPKFPLTDQQLNDLTSYMLSLKRAT
- a CDS encoding CBS domain-containing protein; protein product: MTTIARPGVPVGGFKAVGQIVGTNTMRVRRNQNALGVAVDLLTTHTPGAPVVDDAGQYVGFISEFDLLKALQSGKDLNQLTVEAVMVTNRITVTAETSIDDAVQLMEDKRLLNLPVEKDGIIQYTLTRHDLLRAWVGLGLDIENPAS
- a CDS encoding DUF2892 domain-containing protein, with protein sequence MSCNVGGIERPVRIVLGVLLIGIGAFAGLPPVGTGIALTMGTIALVTGALGFCPVWTLLGINTCSMERSGKKS
- a CDS encoding cytochrome c gives rise to the protein MMNARLAGPVLLSMFLVAAVGSGSFAAGGNAAKGKVLYTNLCIRCHGVEGKGDAHMKFSPPVADLSAPATQEKLDAALMKAIHDGRKDTAMGAWKFVLSDEEIRDVTAYVRVLGSSAIRTLP
- a CDS encoding YbaK/EbsC family protein, which gives rise to MAISEVLKAYLDHEHVHYDVLPHPEAFRAALVAQTLRTPMKEIAKVVVVKADTRFVMTVLPASWNVNLPRLRDLLMSQHVRLATEDEIKNLFPDCELGAMPPFGNLYGLHVYVDQSLTEDEEITFQAGTHSDAIRMRYWDFAALVFPVVTEFHQMSSEVA
- a CDS encoding OsmC family protein; its protein translation is MEVRSKVYTYRTAVKWTGQKKGTITCEGKPDIQVATPPEFKGHDGIWSPEDLYVAAANICLMTTFLAVAERAGLAFTSYQCEAEGRLELVDGKFQVTVITLRPHIALQSGSDAAKAKELIEKAEANCLISNSMKTRVSLEATIN
- the rnk gene encoding nucleoside diphosphate kinase regulator translates to MKQRDIYITEFDVTRLRDVLKARLRVGARDRDHLDTLEHELDRAHVVDPSAIPKDVVTMNSQVRIQDVDTGTETVYTLVFPSDASIPEKKLSILAPIGTALLGVRAGETVDWPVPAGVRTVRISEILYQPEAAGDYHL
- a CDS encoding universal stress protein produces the protein MTTPLVTRILFATDFSDDAGWAQEYARYLATMWNATLDVIHVIEGPHWSSAEAEMFAATAQARAQAARQLDQVRDDLARDGVAAKARLVLGNPTEHICLAAKDTGVELLVLGLQGQTNLLHGLIGSTTEWLVKEGPCPVFAVPGQREGTGGTSSASGRLIRHILAPLDFSSPSLDAVEYAIHLAKGLGAALTLMHVLEPVGYDLDCGLGLIEEETRKRDYWNRQLMDLRDVITSFGLPTDLEISGGLPSDAILACALRRHSDLIVMGTHGRREVSEAQFGSVAQAVLRRATCPIVTVKTHTFAEGHRRVLPSAMRETDSKGVEL
- a CDS encoding sugar phosphate nucleotidyltransferase, which gives rise to MVGLGDSPNKTVDSWALNPLFQHTLDRTMRFTHPARTLVVVSRGHRGAGRRSARGTPGWALVQPRDVDTAPGIFLPLTYIRARDPHGRVAISSSDHFVFPEERFLGEVIFAIRAAEKVPTRLLLLAARPTGPETDSGWIKPGGDLAHFITRPIRAVARFVEKPEPALAQLAYLSGALWNTSLMAGNVETIWSLGRRVLPDMMAHFERLGDAINTPKEPEVLRAIYERMPTLNFSRDLLAHVPGDTAVMEMRGLTFHVGRPASEC